GACGCTATCACCGGCTCGCCCGTCGCCAAGACGGCGGCCGCGGTCCTGCGCCCCGCGCTCAACCGCCTCAAGGAGCGTCTCGATCCCGACTCGTACGGCGGCGCACCACTGCTCGGAGTTGCGGGCGTCTGCATCATCGGGCACGGATCGTCGAAGGCCAAGGCCGTCTCCAACGCTATCCGTGTGGCCGCTCAGGCCGGCCGAGGTGGCCTGACCGAACAGATCGCGCTAGCCGTCGCCGAGAACTAGACCGGCCGGTACTTCTTGCTAGCGTTGAGGTCGGGTACACTTCCCCGACCGCCTGCCCTTCGTTTGTATCGCCAGCACGCTTCACTGACACCGATGCAAGGGATCCGCGCCTTCATATGACTCGCTACGCAACCATCATCGGCACCGGTTCGTACCTGCCGGAAACGATCATGACCAACAAGGACTTCGAGCGCATCGTCGAGACATCGGACGAGTGGATAGTCTCGCGCACCGGTATCAGCTCGCGTCACGTCGTTGCCGAAGGTGAGACGACGTCCGACCTCGCCGCGCGAGCCGCCCAGATTGCGATGGAGCGCGCCGGCGTAACCGCTGACGACATCGACATGCTCTTTGTAGGCACGACGAGCCCCGACTACATCATGCCGTCCACGGCCTGCGGTACGCAGGCCAAGCTTGGCCTGAAGTGTCCTGCCGTCGACCTGATGGCTGCGTGTTCAAGCTGGATCTACGGGCTGCAGTGCGCGGCAGGATTGATCGAGTCGGGCCGAGCCAACACGGTGCTCGTGGTTGGCGCTGAGGCGCTCACGCGGTTGCTCGACTTCACCGACCGCTCGACGTGCGTGCTCTTCGGCGACGGCGCTGGCGCGGTCGTGCTCCAAGCCAGTGAGGAGCACGGCATCGAAAGCGTGGTCCTGGGCGCCGACGGCACTGGCGGGGAGCAGCTCATCATCCCGGCAGGCGGGGCGGCTCATCCCGTGACCGCGGCAGATCTCGAGGATCACAACCAGTTCGTGAAGATGAATGGGAGCGAGGTCTTCAAGTTCGCGGTGCGCGTGATTCCACGCGCCACCAAGGAGGCGCTGGCCAAGTCCGGTCACGAGCTGTCCGAGCTTCGATGGCTCGTCCCGCACCAAGCGAACCAGCGCATCATCGCTACCATCGAAGAGCGTCTCGGCCTCGACGATGACCACGTGTACATGAACCTCGCGACCACCGGAAACACGTCGGCGGCTTCCATACCTCTGGCACTGGACGACCTGTATACTAGCGGGCGACTCGCGCCCGGCGACCTGCTTGCTCTCGTCGGCTTCGGCGCGGGGCTCACGTGGGGAGCCGCGGTCGTGCGATGGACGATGGCTGCACCGAATAGGGAGGCATAACGCTTCATGGCGCTTCGCACCCGGCTCACTGAACTGTTGGGCATCGATATACCGATCATCCAGGGCGGAATGGCGTGGACTGCCACCTCCGAGCTGGCCGCTGCCGTGAGTAACGCTGGCGGAATCGGTATCATCGGCGCCGGCCACATGCCTACCGACGTCCTTCGCAACGAGATTCGCAACGCCAAGGCGCTGACGAGCAAGCCCTTCGGCGTCAATTTGATGCTGCTCACGCCGCACATCGACGACATCGTTGAGATGGTCATCGAGGAGGGTGTGCATGCCGTCACGACAGGCGCCGGCAATCCCGGCAAGTACATGGCCGCGCTCAAGGCCGCTGGCATCAAGGTGCTTCCCATCGCGCCGAGCGTGGCGATGGCCAAGCGCATGGAGTCCATCGGTGCTGACGCCATAATCGGCGAAGGCATGGAGGCTGGCGGGCACATAGGAGACCTGACGACGATGGTACTCGTGCCGCAACTCGTCGACGCCGTTTCAATCCCGGTTGTTGCCGCTGGCGGCATCGCGGACGGCCGAGGCATGGCAGCCGCGTTTGCGCTGGGCGCCGAAGGCGTGCAGGTGGGCACACGCTTCATGTGCGCCGAGGAGTGCACCATCCACCCCGATGTTAAGGCGCAGGTCATCAAAGCCAAGGACCGCGACACCGTAGTCACTGGACGGTCGACCGGTCACCCCGTGCGAGTACTCAAGAACAAGCTGTCCAAACAGATTGAGGCTTTGGACAAGGAGAACAAGACCGAGGAGATCGAGGCGCTCGGCAGTGGCAAGCTTGCCCTAGCCATGCGGACCGGCGACGTCCAGATGGGTTCGCTCATGGCAGGGCAGATCGCGGCATTGGTCTGCGAGATTCAGCCCGCGGCCGAGATAGTCGCCGAGATGATGTCCGAAGCCGAGTCGGTGCTTACGAGACTCGGCACGCTTCCGAAGTCGAGGTAGCCGCATGCCATCGCGCACCGCGCTGGTCTTTCCCGGTCAGGGATCGCAGCGACCCGGCATGCTCGACGACGTTCCCGAGCTCGACGACCTAGAGCGCCTGCTCGATGCCGCCGAGGCGCTTTCCGGCCACGAGCTGCGCATCGTCGCTGCTGCCGGGCCGGCGGAACGTCTCGCCGATACACGCGTTGCTCAGCCGCTGCTCTACCTCGCCGACTGGGCGTGGGGCCGCACGCTGCTGGACTCTGGCGTCGAGCCGTTCGCTGTCGCCGGTCACTCGCTCGGCGAGCTTGCCGCTTTGGCGATCGCGGGCGTCTTCTCGCCCGAGGCCGGCCTTGAGCTGGTCGTCGAGCGCTCCAAGCTCATGGCTGCTGCCGCCGAGTCACGCCCCGGTGCGATGTCGGCGGTTCTCGGCATGGACGGCTCGGCGGTGCGAGAGGCGATCATCGGGCTGGACGAGGTCTGGGTTGCCAACGACAACGCGCCCGGCCAAGTCGTCATCTCTGGCTCGACAGCGGGTATCGCAGCCGCGACCGCCGCGCTAACTGAGGCTGGAGCGCGGCGGATCATGCCGCTAGCCGTCTCCGGCGCCTTTCACTCTCCGATGATGGAGTCGGCAGGCACTGCATTCGCAGATCTCCTCATTGGCGCCGAGTTCGACGATGCCCGCATACCCGTCTTCCAGAACTCCGACCCCACCGCCGAGACCAACGGAGACGCGATTCGCGAGCGCCTGATTGCCCAGATTACATCCCCAGTCCGCTGGACCGAGACGATGCAAGCGTTGGTTGCTGACGGTCCGATCACTTTAGTTGAGGCTGGCCCGGGCAGCGTGCTCGCGGGACTCGCCAAGCGAATCGACGGCATCACCGGCATGTCGGTGGAGTCGACGTCCTTGGAGTCCATCGTCGAGGAGGTGCTGAACTGATGCCCGATCTCAACGGCAAGGTCGCCCTCGTCACCGGTGCTTCGCGAGGAATTGGCGCTGCAATCGCCGTCAAGCTCGCTTCGTTGGGTGCCACCGTCGCCGTCAACTACGCCGGTTCGGCAGACGCTGCTGCCGGTGTCGTCGAGGCGATCGAGGCCGCTGGTGGGCGAGCCCTGGCTCTGCAGGCCGATGTGAGCGACGCCGGTGCCGCCGCCGGCTTGGTGGAGATCACCATCGCCGAACTGGGCGGACTCGATATCGTCGTCAACAACGCCGGCATCACCCGCGACGGTCTGCTCGTGAGAATGAGCGATGCGGACTGGTCGGCGGTCATCGACACCAATCTCACGGGTGTCTTCAACGTCACCCGGGCCGCCACCCGTCATCTGATGAAGCAGCGCAGCGGCTCGATCGTCAACATCACGTCGGTTGTCGGCATAGCTGGCAACGCCGGACAGGCCAACTACTCGGCGGCCAAGGCCGGAGTCATCGGGCTCACTAAGTCGGTCGCTCGCGAGCTTGCGCCGCGCGGCATCCGCGTCAACGCGGTCGCTCCCGGCTTCATCGACACCGACATGACCGCGAAGCTGCCTGAGAACATTCGCGTCGCCACCATGGCCGAGATCGCGCTAGGCCGGTTCGGAGCGGCACAAGACGTTGCCAATGCTGTCGCGTTTCTTGCCAGTGACGATGCGGGTTACGTCACCGGACAGACGCTGGCAGTCGACGGAGGCATGACCTTTACGTAGAGTGCGCTTGTTAGGTGCGTTGTCTCGCGCCAAGAAGCGACACCTTTGAGCCGCCCGAGAGGAGGTGTGCTGCATGGAACGTGAAGAGATCTTCGACAAGGTCAAGGCCGTCGTCGTTGACCAGCTCAACGTCGAAGACGAGGAAGTCATCGACGATGCCTCGTTCATCGATGACCTCGGTGCCGACTCGCTCGGTATCGTCGAGCTCGTCATGGCGCTTGAGGAGGAGTTCGGCGTCTCGATTCCCGACGAGGACGCTGAGAGCATCAAGACCGTCGGTGATGCTGTCTCCTACATTCAGACCAACGCCGAGTAACACACTGCGTAGTTTCCACCCGGCGGTCGCGCGCGGCTTCTGCGCGCCGCCGGGTGTGCACGCGCCTATGACGCACGAAATCCCGCCTCCCAAGAAAGGCACTTGTAACCCGTGGACATGCCTACCCTCACAATCGGAGACCGCACCGCGCGCCTGCCCATCGTTCAGGGCGGCATGGCGGTTCGCATCTCGCTGTCTCCGCTCGCCGCAGCCGTAGCCAACGCTGGCGGCATTGGCATCATCGCCGGCAGTGGACTGTCGGTCGAAGAGCTCGCAAACGAGGTCCGCAGGGCACGCACCGCGACCACAGGCGTCTTCGGGGTCAACGTGATGGTCGCTGTGCGGGCTTTCAAGGAGCTGGTGCGTACCGCGATGGCCGAGGGCGCGGACATCGTCATCGCCGGTGCGGGGTTTTCCCGCGACATCTTCTCCTGGGGCAAGGAGTTCAAGGTTCCTGTCGTTCCGATCGTCGGCAGCGTTCGTGTGGCCAAGCTCGCCGAGAAGTTTGGCGCATCGGCTGTTGTTGTCGAGGGCGTTGAGGCTGGCGGACATCTCGGCACCGACCGTCTGATGATGGATCTGCTGCCCGAGATCATCGACGCCGTCGACATCCCCGTCATCGGGGCTGGCGGTGTGGTTACCGGCGCCGACATCAAAGACGTGCTCGACCTGGGCGCTGCCGGCGTTCAGATGGGTACGCGGTTTGTCGCCACAGAAGAGTGCTCGGCGCCGGATTCATTCAAACAGATGTACGTGGACTCGACACCGGATCGCATCGTCATTGTGAAAAGCCCGGTGGGTCTTCCTGGACGCGCGCTTAGGAATCCGTTTTGGGAGCGCACCCAGGAAGGCGACTACCCGGCCATCCCGAGGTGCATCTCATGCCTCAAGGAGTGCCACAAGGAGTACTGCATCATGAACGAGCTGGAGATGGCGCAAGGCGGGGACGTTGAGAACGGCCTCGTGTTCGCGGGATCTGCTGCAGCTCGAATCCACGACGTGTTGCCAGTCGCCGAACTCATGACCAGGCTTGAGGCTGAGTGGCGAGCGGCAGAGGGGGAGCAGTCATGAGGCGAGTCGCAGTTACCGGAGTCGGCGTTGTCACTCCGACGGGGGTTGGCACGACCGCGATGTGGGACTCGCTGTCTAACGGGCGCTCGGGAATCTCGGCAATCGAGCACTTCGACGCCTCAGCGTACTCGACGCGTTTCGCGGGCTACATCAGGGACTTCGACGCCAGTGCGGTCATCGACAAGAAGGAGCTTCGGCGCCTCTCGCGCTTCCAGCAGTTCGCGATGGTCGCCGCCGATGAGGCGATGCGCGAAGCTGGTCTGACCGAGATCGACGAGGACTTGGCGCTGCGCGCTGGTTGCATAGTCGGCTCGGGCATCGGCGGGCTCGGCACGATGGAAGACCAGCACAGCGTCTTGCTCGAGCGCGGGCCGAGCCGAGTGAGTCCCTTTGTCGTGCCGATGATGATCGTCGACCTGGCAGCGGGCCATATCTCGATCAAGTACGGCCTCAAGGGCATCAACTACGCGCCCGTCTCGGCGTGTGCAACCGGCTCGCATGCAATCGGTGAGGCAGCCGAGGTCATCCGCCGTGGCGACGCCGACCTGATCGTTGCGGGCGGCTTCGATGCCGGCATCACGCCACTTGGGGTCGCAGGTTTTGCCGCGGCGCGCGCTCTCTCGCAGCGCAACGACGATCCTGCCGGCGCCTCGCGACCGTGGGATTCCGGCCGCGACGGCTTCGTCATCGCCGAGGGCGGCGGGCTGATGGTTCTCGAAGACTGGGATCACGCTGTGGCTCGTGGAGCGCGCATACGCGCCGAGGTTCTTGGCTACGGGGCGACGGCCGATGCGTACCACATCACCGCGCCGGCTCCCGATGGCAACGGTGCTATCCGTGCGATGAAGCAGGCGCTCGCACAGGCTGACCTGGAGCCGTCCGCTGTCGGCTATATCAACGCGCATGGTACCTCGACCGAGGTGGGCGACCTCGCCGAGACAAATGCGATCAAGGCTGTGTTTGGCGCCGACGCGCCTCTCGTCAGCTCCACGAAGTCGATGATGGGCCACATGCTCGGCGGCGCCGGCGCTGCCGAAGCCGCAGTCTGCGTGCTCGCGATGGAGAACGGCCTGGTGCCCCCCACGATCAACCTCACCGACCCAGACCCGGCGTGCGACCTGGACTACGTGCCTAACGTCGCGCGCAAGGTCGGCCTGAAGATCACGATGAGCAACTCGTTTGGTTTCGGCGGACACAACGCGACGCTGATCCTCGGCCGCGTGTAGGCCTCCAAGCTGATGGCCATCGCCAAGAGCGCACCAAAGCCACCCGCGCCGCCGCTCGACTCCGCGCTCGCTGTAGCCGAGCGTGCGACCAACCACAAGTTCAAGGACCGCGAACTCCTGCGCCGCGCGCTCACGCACCCCTCGGCGGTCGAAGACCGCAATCCGGACGCCTACTACGAGCGCCTCGAGTTCCTGGGCGACTCGGTCTTGGGCTTCGTGATCGCCGAGGAGATCTACCGTCGCTTCCCAGCTATGCCTGAGGGTGGGATGACTCGCATCCGCGTCTCGGTCGTGTCCGGAACTACGCTCGGTCGCGTCGCCGGCGAACTCGGGCTTGCCGAGGCGATCGTGTTCGGCGAGAGCGAGCGTGGAACCGGCGGTCGTGGAATGTCGAGCGCGCTGGAGAACGTCTACGAGGCACTGACTGCGGCGCTCTACCTCGACGCCGGTCTCGACGCCGCGCGTGAGTGGATTCTGCGCTCGGTGGGACCGCTGATCGCCGAGGAGGCCGCCGACAGCCCGGAGAACCCCAAGTCCGCGCTCCAGGAGCTGACGCAGGCCCACGGCGACGCGCCGACGTACCGCGTGATCAGCCAGGACGGCCCGCCACACCAGCGTGTCTTCACGGCCGCCGTCGAGGTGGGCGGCAAGATTCTGGGCGAGGGCAGCGGTCACTCCAAGAAGGAGGCCGAGGCGGCAGCCGCCGAGGCGGCCCTCAAGCGTCTCCAAAGCCGAGGCCGCCGCCGCCGTTAGCGGGCGTTGGAGCGGCCGTTTCCGGCCACCCCTGTGCTACACTGACTGACGCTTCCGCGCCTGCGGAAGCACTCTTTTCGGCGCCCACATTCGTAGGGGGAACGTGCACCTCAAGTCGCTCATACTCAAGGGGTTCAAGTCCTTCGCCGACAAGAGCGCGCTCGTTCTCGAGCCCGGTGTCACGGTCGTCGTTGGCCCGAACGGCTCGGGCAAGTCCAACATCTCCGACGCGGTGCTTTGGGTTCTCGGCGAGCAATCGGCCAAGCAGCTTCGCGGGCAGGCGATGGAAGACGTCATCTTCGCTGGCTCTTCGGCACGTCAAGCCGTGGGCGTCGCCGAGGTCGATCTCGTCCTGGACAACTCCGACGGCACTCTGCCGCTGGAGTTCACCGAGGTCACCATCACCCGCCGAATGTATCGCAACGGCGAGTCCGAGTACCTCATCAACAACGCGCCGGCACGGCTCATGGACATCCAGGACCTCCTCCACGACTCCGGTCTTGGCCGAGATACCCACTCAATCATCAGCCAGGGCCGGCTCGATGAGGTCCTTAACTCGCGCCCGGAAGATCGCCGCAGCCTCATCGAAGAGGCTGCTGGCGTGCTCAAGCACAAGAAGCGCAAGGAGCGCGCGCTTCGCAAGCTCTCGGGCATGGACGCGCACCTCGAGCGCGCTCGCGACATCTCCTCGGAGATCGAACGCTCGCTGCGGCCGTTGCAGCGTCAGGCCACGAAGGCCCAAGAGCACGCCGGATTCGTCGCTGAGTTGCGCGAACTCGAGCTGATGCTCGCCGTCGACGACCTGCGGCGCCTCCAAGGCGCGTGGGACGACCTGGCGAAGGTTGAGAAGGAGGCCGACGCCGACATCGATCTGTCGCGCTACCGCCTCGCCGAGAAGGAGCGCGAGCTTTCGAAGTTCCAGTCCCTGCTCGAGGAGAAGGGCCTGTTCGTCGGCGACCTCTCCGAGCAGCGCCGACGCATGCAGTCGATCCTCGAGCGTCTCGATGCCGGTCTCCTCCTGCTGGAGGAGAAGGGCAAGAACCTCATCGAGAAGCTCTCGGAGCTTCGCCAGAAGCTGCACCAGTCCGAGACTCGCAGCGCACAACGCGCGGGCGAGCTCGAGCGCCTGGGCAGCGAGCGCGGCGACACCGACGCGCGCATGAAGGCGCTCTACGGCCAGCTCAACGAGCTGCGGCGCGAGAGTGAGGGCGTGCGCAAGGCGCGCATGGCCGCCGACGACGAACTCGCGCGCTTCACCGCAGAGATCCGCCGCACGCGCAAGCAGCTCGAGGACGACCGTGCCGACGCTGCGAAGGCCGAGCAGTCGCTGTCCGCATTCCGCCTCGAAGAAGAGCTACTCGCCGAGCGCAGCGTCGCGATCCGCGAGCAGCGCCAAGCTGCGCAGTCGACACTCTCGGCGCGTCGCGGCCGCCTCGACTCGCTCGCAGGGCAACTCTCCCACGCACGACGAGAGATGGCGCTAGCCGACTCTGACGTCGACAAGCGCGTCCGCGTGCTCGATTCGCGCCGCAAGGATCTCGAGGCTCATCGCGACCAGCTCACCGAGACGCGCGCCGAGGCGCGCGGGCTGGAGGAGGTGGACCGCGCGTTTGAGAGCGCGGCTCCAGCATTGGCATGGGCACTGGCCCAAGAGCGCTCGCTTCCCGGCCTCGTGGGTCCGATCGCCGAGGTCGTCCATGCACCCGAAGAGTTCGAGCCGCTCGTGGAGCGTCTCTTGGGCGCCGATCTGTTTGGCTTGCTCGTTGAGGACCCCAAGTCGGCGGCCACAATCGCCACGGCACTCCAAAACCATGTCGAGGGCGAGATCTCGATCGTCCCGCTGAAGGGCTCGCGCCCCAGACTCACCGGCACGCCAGCCACCGGCCAGCGGCTGCTCGACTCGCTGACCTGCGAGGATCGCGTACGTCCCGCCGTCGAGTCGCTGCTGGGCGACGTCTTTGTGGTCGACTCGATTGACTCGGCGTTTGTCGCCGCCGGCGCCGACACCAGCGGCGCCCGTTTCGCGACGCGGGAAGGGGCCGTCGTCTGGCCGAGCGGCAAGCTCACGTTGGGCAAGCAGGTCAGCGACACCGATGGCGTGCTCGCACGCAAGCGGCGAATCAACGAGCTGCACGAGCTGATGGGCGCTTACTCGGCGGCAGTGGGGGAAGCCGAGGCCGCGAGCGGAGCGGCCGAGGAGGCCCTGAACGCGGCGCAGCAGGACGCGCTCGAGCTCTCGCAGAAGATCGCGGCACTGACCGGCGAGCACGACTCGATGCTCGAAGAGGTCGGCCGCCTAGAGCAGCAGCTCACGGCTCTGGACGTCGAGACCGCGGGCGTTGAGCGCCGCATCAGCGACATTCGCGACCGCACGGCCAAAGACCGCCCGGCCGTCGGCCAGCTCCAAGAGCGCATCGTGGCAGCCGCAGCCGAGCTCGAACGCCTCGAGGAGGCCTCGGCCGTCAGCCGTGAGCAGCGCGATCAGCGCTTCCGTGAGGAGAGTGCGGTGGCAGAGCGCCTCGGCACTTGCCAGGTCGAGATCGCGACCGTCTCGGAGCGCGAGGTTCACCTCAAGCGCCAAGTCAACACCATCGCGGCCGAGCTCAAGGAGCTCGAATCGACGGTCAGAATGTCCGCTGAGGCCGAGAAGGCTCTGGAGCTACTGCGCCAGCGCATCCAGCCGATACACGACCTCTATGTCGTCTTGCAGGAGCGCGCCGAGCACTGGGCCGCCAAGCTCAAGGACCGCGCCCGCTTCGAGCAGGCCGACTCGGAGTCGCTCCGCGCGACAATTCAGGCCGCACAGGAGGCAGTCAAAGAGGTGCAGGCCGAGATCGACGGCAAGAACATGTCGGCGACCGACGTGCGGGTCGAGCGAGGGCAGCTCGAGGTGCAGGTCAACCAGGCTGTTCGTCGCATCGTCGAAGACCTCGGGATGCCGCTCGAAACGGCGCTCGCCGCCGAGGAGGTCGGCAACCGCACGGCCGCCGAGGACCGTGCGCACCGCCTGCGCAAGCAGATCGCGAATCTCGGGCCGGTCAACCCTATCGCGATGGAAGAGTTCGAGGCACTCAAGAGCCGCCGCGAGTTCATGAACTCACAGATCGAGGACCTCGACAGCTCGCGCCGTGCCCTTCAAAAGGTCGTCGCTGCCATCGATCGAAAGATGCGCGACCGCTTCCTCGAGACCTTCGAACTTGTGGATCGCTCGTTCCAGGAGATCTTTGGGCTGCTGTTCCCCGGCGGAACGGCGCAGCTCCAGCTCACCAACCCAGACGACCCCGACATCACCGGCGTCGAGGTCATCGCACAACCGCGGGGCAAGAAGCTCTCTAAGATGACGCTGATGTCCGGCGGCGAGAAGTCGCTGACCGCCCTAGCATTGCTGTTCTCTGTTTACCGCACGCGTCCGTGCCCGTTCTACATCCTCGACGAGGTCGAAGCCGCGCTCGATGACACGAACCTACGTCGGTTCGTCGCTTTCGCGGATTCGATGCGCACGCAGACGCAGTTCATCATCGTCACTCACCAGCGCCGCACGATGGAGATGGCTGACGTCCTGTACGGCGTCTCAATGCAAGCCGACGGCGTGTCAAAGGTCGTCAGCCAGAAGCTCGACCGCGTCGCAGCAGAAGCGAAGGCTGCAGATGTCAACGCCGTGGTATAGGCGCCTGTCCGACGGGCTTTCGCGCAGCCGAGAGAAGCTCGGTGGCCAACTCAACGTCCTTCTTGGCCGAGGCCCCAACCTCGACGAGGAGTTCTGGGCCGACCTGGAGGACACCCTGATCGGCTCCGATCTGGGATACCTGGCGACGACTGACATCGTGGCTCGACTACGTCGCTCCTCGGCCGAGAACGCGCTTCCTGACGCCGAGGCAGTCATCGAGGCGCTCGGCACGCAGATTGCCGCCGAGTTCCTCACCGATGCCGTCGATCCGCTCACAATTCTGCCGGTTACCATCCTGGTTGTCGGCGTGAACGGCACCGGCAAGACCACCACCGTTGGCAAGCTCGCAAAACAGGGCGTGGACGCCGGTCGCAAGGTCATGCTCGGTTCGGCGGACACGTTTCGCGCTGCCGCCTCCGAGCAGCTCGACGTGTGGGCCGAGCGGGCGCAGGTCCCCGTCGTGCGTCGCGATCGTGGGGCAGACCCAGCGGCTGTAGCCTTCGACACCGTCGCGCGCGCCGAAGAGATCGGCGCGGACCTGACTCTCATAGACACAGCCGGCCGACTGCATACGTCGGCAGATCTCATGCGCGAGTTGGTGAAGGTCAAGCGCGTTACTGAGAATCGCAGCAAGCCGCCGGTCAAGACGTTGCTTGTCATGGATGCGACCACCGGACAAAACGGCCTGAATCAGGCGCGGGAGTTCAACTCCGCATTGAGCGTCGATGCAATCGCCATTACCAAGCTCGACGGCACGGCCAAGGGTGGAATCGCTGTGGCGGTCGCACGCGAACTCGGCATCCCGATCGTCAGGATCGGAGTGGGCGAAGGCATCGAGGATCTGCGCTCCTTCGTCGCCGAGGAGTTCGCGGCTGCGCTGGTCTCGTCGTGAGCAACGACGACCTCTACATGGGCCCCACGGTTCTCCAACCTGCACCGAGGGAGCCAAGCAAGGCCGCGGACCTGATGGCGAAGTGGATCGTCGTTCCGCTTCTTCTGCTGCTGGTCGCGATCGTCTTGGTGTTCTACGTGTTCTTCTCGAGTGCCGTGGTCGACGGCGAGTCGATGCTGCCTACGCTGCACAACGGCGACTACCTGCTCATCACGCACGGAGCCAACTCGCTGCACCAGGGCGATATCGTCGTCACCAGTGTCTTGGAGAAGACCGGCCCGGTCGAGCTGGTGAAGCGCGTGATCGCGCTGCCCGGCGACACCGTCGAGATCAAGGACGACGTGGCGTGGGTCAACGGCGTGGCCGAGCCGGCGCGTGGACAGTTCGTCTCACCGCAGTTCTCGGTGTCGCGCGGTCCTTATGTCGTCCCAAGTGGCTACGTCTACATCATGGGCGATAACCGGCCCATCTCCGAGGACAGCCGATACCTCGGGCCTGTCCCGCTCTCCGGACTCAAGGGCCGCGCCGTGCTGGTCTTCGCACCACTGAATCGCATCAGGCTCGTGAACTGACCCACCGATTGACCCGGTGCCGAGTGCTGGCTACCGTGTGACGCGCGCCGCTCATCGAGCCCGAATATCTGAAAGGTGACGCATGTTCGATAACCTTTCCGACCGCCTCCAGGCGGTGTTCGCCAATCTGACCGGCAAGGGTCGCTTGACGGAGGCTGACGTCGACGCAGCCATGCGCGAGATTCGCATGGCGCTGCTCGAAGCCGACGTGAACTTCAAGGTGGTCAAAGAGTTCGTGGCGGCGGTACGCGAGAAGGCCATCGGCGC
This genomic interval from Coriobacteriia bacterium contains the following:
- the ftsY gene encoding signal recognition particle-docking protein FtsY, with amino-acid sequence MSTPWYRRLSDGLSRSREKLGGQLNVLLGRGPNLDEEFWADLEDTLIGSDLGYLATTDIVARLRRSSAENALPDAEAVIEALGTQIAAEFLTDAVDPLTILPVTILVVGVNGTGKTTTVGKLAKQGVDAGRKVMLGSADTFRAAASEQLDVWAERAQVPVVRRDRGADPAAVAFDTVARAEEIGADLTLIDTAGRLHTSADLMRELVKVKRVTENRSKPPVKTLLVMDATTGQNGLNQAREFNSALSVDAIAITKLDGTAKGGIAVAVARELGIPIVRIGVGEGIEDLRSFVAEEFAAALVSS
- the lepB gene encoding signal peptidase I; translation: MSNDDLYMGPTVLQPAPREPSKAADLMAKWIVVPLLLLLVAIVLVFYVFFSSAVVDGESMLPTLHNGDYLLITHGANSLHQGDIVVTSVLEKTGPVELVKRVIALPGDTVEIKDDVAWVNGVAEPARGQFVSPQFSVSRGPYVVPSGYVYIMGDNRPISEDSRYLGPVPLSGLKGRAVLVFAPLNRIRLVN
- the smc gene encoding chromosome segregation protein SMC, which gives rise to MHLKSLILKGFKSFADKSALVLEPGVTVVVGPNGSGKSNISDAVLWVLGEQSAKQLRGQAMEDVIFAGSSARQAVGVAEVDLVLDNSDGTLPLEFTEVTITRRMYRNGESEYLINNAPARLMDIQDLLHDSGLGRDTHSIISQGRLDEVLNSRPEDRRSLIEEAAGVLKHKKRKERALRKLSGMDAHLERARDISSEIERSLRPLQRQATKAQEHAGFVAELRELELMLAVDDLRRLQGAWDDLAKVEKEADADIDLSRYRLAEKERELSKFQSLLEEKGLFVGDLSEQRRRMQSILERLDAGLLLLEEKGKNLIEKLSELRQKLHQSETRSAQRAGELERLGSERGDTDARMKALYGQLNELRRESEGVRKARMAADDELARFTAEIRRTRKQLEDDRADAAKAEQSLSAFRLEEELLAERSVAIREQRQAAQSTLSARRGRLDSLAGQLSHARREMALADSDVDKRVRVLDSRRKDLEAHRDQLTETRAEARGLEEVDRAFESAAPALAWALAQERSLPGLVGPIAEVVHAPEEFEPLVERLLGADLFGLLVEDPKSAATIATALQNHVEGEISIVPLKGSRPRLTGTPATGQRLLDSLTCEDRVRPAVESLLGDVFVVDSIDSAFVAAGADTSGARFATREGAVVWPSGKLTLGKQVSDTDGVLARKRRINELHELMGAYSAAVGEAEAASGAAEEALNAAQQDALELSQKIAALTGEHDSMLEEVGRLEQQLTALDVETAGVERRISDIRDRTAKDRPAVGQLQERIVAAAAELERLEEASAVSREQRDQRFREESAVAERLGTCQVEIATVSEREVHLKRQVNTIAAELKELESTVRMSAEAEKALELLRQRIQPIHDLYVVLQERAEHWAAKLKDRARFEQADSESLRATIQAAQEAVKEVQAEIDGKNMSATDVRVERGQLEVQVNQAVRRIVEDLGMPLETALAAEEVGNRTAAEDRAHRLRKQIANLGPVNPIAMEEFEALKSRREFMNSQIEDLDSSRRALQKVVAAIDRKMRDRFLETFELVDRSFQEIFGLLFPGGTAQLQLTNPDDPDITGVEVIAQPRGKKLSKMTLMSGGEKSLTALALLFSVYRTRPCPFYILDEVEAALDDTNLRRFVAFADSMRTQTQFIIVTHQRRTMEMADVLYGVSMQADGVSKVVSQKLDRVAAEAKAADVNAVV